One segment of Micromonospora parathelypteridis DNA contains the following:
- a CDS encoding alpha/beta fold hydrolase: protein MVDESVGQADRRPVLLLLHGMGATGDVWLPWAPLLEQHWPGRWLAPDLAGHGWAAPLPSYSFEGFARQITQGLASDDRVVVLGHSLGGVVGLALAARAAGIPVDAVVGLGIKALWSPAELTRAAELAARPVSWFASRTEAARRYLRVAGLAGLIPPDHPVVDAGLRQVDGRWRLAMDPTAFAVGEPDLAALLAATDVPVVLARGEHDPMVTDAQLKEYGVPVATLPGLGHNAHVEDPAAVLALLDAYR from the coding sequence GTGGTGGATGAATCGGTTGGTCAGGCGGACCGTAGGCCGGTCCTGCTGCTGCTGCACGGGATGGGGGCGACCGGGGACGTCTGGCTGCCCTGGGCGCCGTTGCTGGAGCAGCACTGGCCCGGGCGGTGGCTGGCACCGGACCTCGCCGGCCACGGCTGGGCGGCGCCGCTGCCGTCGTACTCCTTCGAGGGTTTCGCCCGGCAGATCACGCAGGGCCTGGCCTCCGACGACCGCGTCGTCGTGCTCGGGCACTCGCTGGGTGGGGTGGTCGGCCTCGCGCTGGCCGCCCGCGCCGCCGGGATACCGGTGGACGCGGTGGTCGGGTTGGGCATCAAGGCGCTCTGGTCACCCGCCGAGCTGACCCGCGCCGCCGAGCTGGCCGCGCGACCGGTGAGCTGGTTCGCCAGCCGCACCGAGGCGGCCCGCCGTTACCTGCGCGTCGCCGGGCTGGCCGGCCTGATCCCGCCGGACCACCCGGTGGTGGACGCCGGGCTGCGCCAGGTCGACGGCCGGTGGCGCCTCGCCATGGACCCGACCGCCTTCGCCGTCGGCGAACCCGACCTGGCCGCGCTGCTGGCGGCGACCGACGTGCCGGTGGTGCTGGCGCGTGGCGAACACGACCCGATGGTCACCGACGCTCAGCTCAAGGAGTACGGCGTACCGGTCGCCACGCTGCCCGGTCTCGGGCACAACGCGCACGTGGAGGACCCGGCGGCCGTGCTGGCGCTGCTGGACGCGTACCGCTGA
- a CDS encoding bifunctional cytidylyltransferase/SDR family oxidoreductase: MTQDQTAGPDAATETSVPWRPSRTVAVVLAGGTGTRLGLGIPKQLLKIAGKPIIEHTLAVFETAPEIDEIIVLMATGHVDDARQIVEKAGLRKVTKVIEGGDTRNATTRIALDAVGPADCNILFHDAVRPLLSGRIVRECVNALWTYDAVDVAIPSADTIIQVDDNDCITDIPVRSRLRRGQTPQAFRSPTIREAYRIAEDDPDFAATDDCGVVLRYLPGTPIKVIDGSDENIKVTHPVDVHLADKLFQLAAAQAPRLTDHRSYSEELTGRTIVVFGGSYGIGHELTELARRYGAQVFPFSRSSTGTHVERAEDVEAALTTAFEATGRIDHVVVTAGILEKGALAEMDEETMDRLLQVNFVGPVTIARQALPYLQQTKGQLLLYTSSSYTRGRARYALYSATKAALVNLTQALADEWADVGVRVNCINPERTATPMRTRAFGEEPEHTLLAAEAVAQSSLDVLISDLTGQVIDVRRAPGDGPTPTVPGQSGPSQVEAPASTASAN; the protein is encoded by the coding sequence ATGACGCAGGACCAGACCGCTGGCCCGGACGCCGCAACGGAGACCTCGGTGCCGTGGCGGCCCTCGCGGACAGTGGCGGTGGTTCTGGCCGGAGGCACCGGGACCCGGCTGGGCCTCGGCATCCCGAAGCAGCTGCTGAAGATCGCCGGCAAGCCGATCATCGAGCACACCCTGGCGGTCTTCGAGACCGCGCCGGAGATCGACGAGATCATCGTGCTGATGGCCACCGGCCACGTCGACGACGCCCGGCAGATCGTCGAGAAGGCCGGCCTGCGCAAGGTCACCAAGGTGATCGAGGGTGGTGACACCCGCAACGCCACCACCCGGATCGCGTTGGACGCGGTCGGCCCGGCGGACTGCAACATCCTCTTCCACGACGCGGTGCGCCCGCTGCTCAGCGGCAGGATCGTGCGCGAGTGCGTCAACGCGCTCTGGACCTACGATGCCGTGGACGTGGCCATCCCGTCCGCCGACACGATCATCCAGGTGGACGACAACGACTGCATCACCGACATCCCGGTGCGCTCCCGGCTGCGCCGCGGGCAGACCCCGCAGGCGTTCCGGTCCCCCACGATCCGCGAGGCGTACCGGATCGCCGAGGACGACCCGGACTTCGCCGCCACCGACGACTGCGGCGTGGTGCTGCGCTACCTGCCCGGCACCCCGATCAAGGTGATCGACGGTTCGGACGAGAACATCAAGGTCACCCACCCGGTCGACGTGCACCTGGCGGACAAGCTCTTCCAGCTCGCCGCGGCGCAGGCGCCCCGGCTGACCGACCACCGCAGCTACAGCGAGGAGCTGACCGGCCGCACCATCGTGGTGTTCGGCGGCAGCTACGGCATCGGCCACGAGTTGACCGAGCTGGCCCGGCGCTACGGCGCCCAGGTCTTCCCGTTCAGCCGTTCCAGCACCGGCACCCACGTGGAGCGGGCCGAGGACGTCGAGGCCGCGCTGACGACCGCCTTCGAGGCCACCGGCCGGATCGACCACGTGGTGGTCACCGCCGGCATCCTGGAGAAGGGCGCCCTCGCCGAGATGGACGAGGAGACCATGGACCGGCTGCTCCAGGTCAACTTCGTCGGCCCGGTGACCATCGCCCGCCAGGCCCTTCCGTACCTGCAGCAGACCAAGGGCCAACTGCTGCTCTACACGTCCAGCTCCTACACCCGGGGCCGGGCCCGCTACGCGCTCTACTCGGCCACCAAGGCGGCCCTGGTCAACCTCACCCAGGCGCTCGCGGACGAGTGGGCCGACGTCGGTGTCCGCGTCAACTGCATCAACCCGGAGCGGACCGCCACGCCGATGCGGACGCGGGCGTTCGGCGAGGAGCCGGAGCACACCCTGCTCGCCGCGGAGGCAGTCGCCCAGTCGTCGCTGGACGTGCTGATCTCCGACCTGACCGGCCAGGTGATCGACGTACGCCGGGCACCCGGCGACGGGCCCACGCCGACCGTGCCAGGCCAGTCCGGGCCGAGTCAGGTCGAGGCGCCGGCCAGCACGGCGTCCGCGAACTGA
- a CDS encoding CDP-glycerol glycerophosphotransferase family protein, with amino-acid sequence MRGDLVRKLAARCLSTGLAVLAFVVLALTGATGWGLVLAVAALVASAAEQRIRPNADLVAETALIAAAILVGYSRQLNDGLHLTLVATALVLLGLVLLVGPLRTAGNLEIRAANLPVRAWTPLIADRLGTALLGLLAVVALAAALALPAGMALAASLLVGAGTGVVALDLARRRFRPQAGGGPVARALRRHQPEFVLYFSAPPGSEYQVTMWLPYLERIGRPFLVVLREPEFLAPIAAATDAPVVYCPTLRAMDEALVPSLRAAFYVNHGAKNSHCVRFTQLTHIQLHHGDSDKAPSANPVSGIFDRIFVAGPAAIDRYARAGVQIPAEKFVVVGRPQVESIAVRPEPARGLAQPTVLYTPTWTGHHADADYCSLPVAEGLLRRLLERGATVILRAHPYTAQNPASARQLGRLTELLVADRARSGRQHVVGAAARELSLTECVNRSDALISDVSGVISDYLYSSKPYAVTDMGDEGDRFTERFPLATSGYVLRRDMSNVDDVLTALLDTDPLAAERWATRRRYLGDFPAESYAEAFLTAARRELAPAKELTASAQA; translated from the coding sequence ATGCGCGGCGATCTGGTCCGAAAGCTGGCTGCCCGGTGTCTGAGCACCGGGCTGGCTGTGCTGGCCTTTGTCGTGCTGGCGCTCACCGGCGCCACCGGCTGGGGGCTGGTGCTGGCCGTCGCCGCGCTGGTCGCCTCGGCCGCCGAGCAGCGGATCCGGCCCAACGCTGACCTCGTCGCGGAGACCGCGCTGATCGCCGCCGCCATCCTGGTCGGCTACTCCCGGCAGTTGAACGACGGACTTCACCTCACGCTGGTCGCCACCGCGCTGGTCCTGCTGGGGTTGGTGCTGCTGGTGGGGCCGCTGCGCACCGCCGGCAACCTGGAGATCCGGGCCGCCAATCTGCCGGTCCGGGCCTGGACACCGCTGATCGCCGACCGGCTCGGCACCGCCCTGCTCGGGCTGCTCGCCGTGGTGGCGCTCGCTGCGGCGCTCGCGCTGCCGGCTGGCATGGCGCTGGCGGCCAGTCTGCTGGTCGGCGCGGGCACCGGTGTGGTCGCGCTGGACCTGGCCCGACGGCGGTTCCGGCCGCAGGCCGGCGGTGGGCCGGTGGCTCGCGCGCTGCGCCGGCACCAGCCGGAGTTCGTGCTCTACTTCTCCGCGCCTCCCGGCTCGGAATACCAGGTCACCATGTGGCTTCCGTACCTGGAGCGGATCGGCCGGCCGTTCCTGGTCGTGCTGCGCGAGCCGGAGTTCCTGGCTCCGATCGCCGCGGCCACCGACGCACCGGTGGTCTACTGCCCCACCCTGCGGGCGATGGACGAGGCGCTGGTGCCGAGCCTGCGGGCGGCGTTCTACGTCAACCACGGGGCGAAGAACAGCCACTGCGTCCGCTTCACCCAGCTCACCCACATCCAGCTGCACCACGGTGACAGCGACAAGGCGCCGAGCGCCAACCCGGTGTCCGGGATCTTCGACCGGATCTTCGTGGCCGGACCGGCGGCGATCGACCGGTACGCCCGTGCCGGGGTGCAGATCCCGGCGGAGAAGTTCGTGGTGGTGGGCCGCCCGCAGGTCGAGTCGATCGCGGTACGCCCGGAGCCGGCGCGGGGCTTGGCGCAACCGACCGTGCTCTACACCCCGACCTGGACCGGGCACCACGCCGACGCCGACTACTGCTCGCTCCCGGTGGCCGAAGGGCTGTTGCGTCGGCTGCTGGAGCGCGGCGCGACCGTGATCCTGCGAGCCCACCCGTACACGGCGCAGAACCCGGCGTCGGCCCGCCAGCTCGGCCGGTTGACCGAGCTGCTCGTCGCCGACCGGGCCCGCAGCGGACGCCAGCACGTGGTCGGCGCGGCCGCCCGGGAGCTGAGCCTGACCGAGTGCGTGAACCGATCGGACGCGCTGATCTCCGACGTGTCCGGGGTGATCTCGGACTACCTCTACTCCAGCAAGCCGTACGCGGTCACCGACATGGGCGACGAGGGCGACCGGTTCACCGAGCGTTTCCCGCTGGCCACGTCGGGCTACGTGCTGCGGCGGGACATGTCCAACGTGGACGATGTGCTGACCGCCCTGCTGGACACCGACCCGCTGGCCGCGGAGCGCTGGGCCACCCGCCGGCGTTACCTGGGCGACTTCCCCGCCGAGTCCTACGCCGAGGCGTTCCTGACCGCCGCCCGCCGGGAACTGGCCCCCGCGAAGGAACTGACCGCGTCCGCACAGGCATAA
- a CDS encoding C39 family peptidase: MKHTMQRQLRRFATQRPYQIVAASAAALVIATTTGALLAGADDAPAGQRTATTVAEMRSDTVASLGEANDASPSASAAPTTAAPATSAASPAAKASSNPDLTRKPERPKPPATKVLDYDYEAQNTYYNCGPAATRNALSATGIDRTQEELGAELGTTEMGTNSAEDTTRVLNAEVKGSPYRTRMFAGAPSPAQMDRLQADVVKAITDGRGVVANVVGDATDTDGGWHSYGGGHYIAVVGYKDNGRTVRIADSANPADPSYWITTIDLANWIASRGYSA; encoded by the coding sequence GTGAAGCACACCATGCAGCGTCAACTCCGACGCTTCGCCACCCAGCGCCCGTACCAGATCGTCGCTGCCTCCGCCGCGGCCCTCGTGATCGCCACCACCACCGGCGCCCTGCTCGCCGGCGCCGACGACGCCCCGGCCGGTCAGCGCACCGCGACCACGGTCGCCGAGATGCGCAGCGACACCGTCGCCTCCCTCGGTGAGGCGAACGACGCGTCCCCCTCGGCCAGCGCCGCGCCGACCACCGCCGCTCCGGCCACCAGCGCCGCGTCTCCCGCCGCCAAGGCCAGCAGCAACCCGGACCTGACCCGTAAGCCGGAGCGGCCGAAGCCGCCGGCGACCAAGGTGCTCGACTACGACTACGAGGCGCAGAACACGTACTACAACTGCGGCCCGGCGGCCACCCGCAACGCGCTCAGCGCCACCGGCATCGACCGCACCCAGGAGGAGCTCGGTGCCGAACTGGGCACCACCGAGATGGGCACCAACTCGGCTGAGGACACCACCCGGGTCCTCAACGCCGAGGTGAAGGGCTCCCCGTACCGGACCCGGATGTTCGCCGGCGCCCCCAGCCCGGCGCAGATGGACCGGCTCCAGGCCGACGTCGTCAAGGCCATCACCGATGGCCGGGGCGTGGTGGCCAACGTCGTCGGCGACGCCACCGACACCGACGGTGGCTGGCACTCCTACGGCGGCGGGCACTACATCGCCGTCGTGGGTTACAAGGACAACGGCCGGACCGTGCGGATCGCCGACTCGGCGAACCCGGCCGACCCGTCGTACTGGATCACCACGATCGACCTGGCCAACTGGATCGCCAGCCGGGGCTACTCCGCCTGA